One window from the genome of Hydractinia symbiolongicarpus strain clone_291-10 chromosome 1, HSymV2.1, whole genome shotgun sequence encodes:
- the LOC130645902 gene encoding tropomyosin-1-like isoform X1, producing MAEAKKPVGLLKTVLLDKQAVLKKKLTKTLQEAEQEEEKLRLVNQKADNAEEEVTRLQKELANLEDELDTSESKLSSMTQRLQDAEKQADESERARRVLESRGQTDDDRLTKLESELHEVLGKNDEVEKRYEQIAEEIDELESRLDEEEQRCVISDSRVRELDVEIVEVSNALRTMEINEMEASEREEQLSSKLNEMVQRYNETEEKANKYEQHTKELESSLNDLERKLEEERDNYSKVKADLDALLSEIQDMNI from the exons ATGGCTGAAGCAAAAAAACCAGTTGGTTTATTAAAAACTGTACTACTCGATAAGCAGGCCGTGTTGAagaaaaagttaacaaaaacaCTTCAAGAAGCAGAACAGGAGGAAGAGAAGCTCAGACTGGTAAATCAAAAAGCCGATAAT GCTGAAGAAGAAGTAACACGACTACAAAAAGAACTCGCAAATTTAGAAGATGAACTTGATACTTCAGAATCGAAACTGTCATCAATGACCCAACGTTTACAAGATGCAGAGAAACAAGCCGATGAAAGTGAACGAGCTCGGAGAGTGTTGGAAAGTCGAGGTCAGACGGATGACGATAGATTAACAAAATTAGAAAGTGAATTGCATGAAGTGCTTGGGAAAAACGACGAGGTTGAAAAAAGATACGAACAG ATTGCTGAAGAGATTGACGAGTTAGAAAGCAGATTGGATGAAGAAGAACAGAGATGTGTAATTTCTGACAG TCGAGTGCGAGAACTAGACGTGGAGATTGTCGAAGTAAGTAATGCGTTACGAACGATGGAGATCAATGAGATGGAGGCTTCTGAGCGAGAGGAACAACTCTCTTCGAAGTTGAACGAGATGGTGCAGCGTTACAACGAG actgaagaaaaagcgaataAGTATGAGCAACATACGAAGGAGCTGGAATCTAGTTTGAATGACTTAGAAA GGAAACTTGAAGAAGAAAGAGATAATTACTCGAAAGTAAAGGCGGATCTGGATGCTTTGTTGTCAGAAATTCAAGATATGAATATTTAA
- the LOC130645989 gene encoding uncharacterized protein LOC130645989, producing MDCLLPTFIANKVDDSIAHLCTEKINFWKWVYCSYGDLLSLRQTFPNMPGNQTSGEGKKHYRERAEELKQKLKRTHTCRLNACKKLITIKSSYHINFGIKCFEKKKYTLKLHKGFSQDVKREATYHDHTICRIFFQVSAQMATFIGLYNNKSILDSFTTVENFSYLQREKKKAIHMYLYVPVSYESLQFKTFIENIKVNDPGADDLIEFNTMTPAASPKARMPNVYLHM from the coding sequence ATGGATTGTCTTTTACCAACCTTTATTGCAAACAAAGTCGATGATTCGATTGCTCATCTGTGCACCGAAAAGATAAacttctggaaatgggtttattGTAGCTATGGTGATCTTTTATCGCTTAGACAGACATTTCCAAATATGCCTGGTAACCAAACAAGTGGTGAAGGTAAAAAACATTATCGAGAAAGAGCTGAAGAGTTGAAGCAGAAGTTAAAACGAACACACACATGTCGACTAAACGCATGCAAAAAACTAATAACTATCAAAAGTAGTTATCACATTAACTTTGgtataaaatgttttgaaaagaaaaagtataCACTCAAACTTCATAAGGGATTTTCTCAAGATGTCAAGAGAGAAGCTACATACCATGACCATACCATTTGTCGCATTTTCTTTCAAGTTTCTGCACAAATGGCAACCTTCATAGgactatataataataaaagtatATTAGACAGCTTCACAACAGTAGAGAATTTTTCCTACCTtcaaagagaaaagaaaaaagccaTACACATGTACCTTTATGTACCAGTCAGCTATGAAAGTTTACAATTCAAAACCTTTATTGAAAACATTAAAGTCAATGATCCCGGAGCTGACGACCTGATAGAATTTAACACAATGACACCAGCTGCATCACCAAAAGCAAGAATGCCCAACGTGTACCTGCACATGTGA
- the LOC130645902 gene encoding tropomyosin-1-like isoform X2: MAEAKKPVGLLKTVLLDKQAVLKKKLTKTLQEAEQEEEKLRLVNQKADNAEEEVTRLQKELANLEDELDTSESKLSSMTQRLQDAEKQADESERARRVLESRGQTDDDRLTKLESELHEVLGKNDEVEKRYEQIAEEIDELESRLDEEEQRCVISDSRVRELEVEMVEVGNSLRSMEMCASQAQSREEHLNSQLHGMSQRYQETEEKANKYEQHTKELESSLNDLERKLEEERDNYSKVKADLDALLSEIQDMNI, from the exons ATGGCTGAAGCAAAAAAACCAGTTGGTTTATTAAAAACTGTACTACTCGATAAGCAGGCCGTGTTGAagaaaaagttaacaaaaacaCTTCAAGAAGCAGAACAGGAGGAAGAGAAGCTCAGACTGGTAAATCAAAAAGCCGATAAT GCTGAAGAAGAAGTAACACGACTACAAAAAGAACTCGCAAATTTAGAAGATGAACTTGATACTTCAGAATCGAAACTGTCATCAATGACCCAACGTTTACAAGATGCAGAGAAACAAGCCGATGAAAGTGAACGAGCTCGGAGAGTGTTGGAAAGTCGAGGTCAGACGGATGACGATAGATTAACAAAATTAGAAAGTGAATTGCATGAAGTGCTTGGGAAAAACGACGAGGTTGAAAAAAGATACGAACAG ATTGCTGAAGAGATTGACGAGTTAGAAAGCAGATTGGATGAAGAAGAACAGAGATGTGTAATTTCTGACAG CCGTGTAAGAGAATTGGAAGTTGAAATGGTTGAAGTTGGTAATAGTTTGAGATCGATGGAGATGTGCGCGTCACAAGCGCAGTCCCGTGAGGAACATCTCAATTCACAATTGCATGGAATGAGTCAGCGTTATCAGGAG actgaagaaaaagcgaataAGTATGAGCAACATACGAAGGAGCTGGAATCTAGTTTGAATGACTTAGAAA GGAAACTTGAAGAAGAAAGAGATAATTACTCGAAAGTAAAGGCGGATCTGGATGCTTTGTTGTCAGAAATTCAAGATATGAATATTTAA
- the LOC130645902 gene encoding tropomyosin-1-like isoform X3: MDSIKKKMAALREKLEAAEERARKSENELHCTNVKADEAEEEVTRLQKELANLEDELDTSESKLSSMTQRLQDAEKQADESERARRVLESRGQTDDDRLTKLESELHEVLGKNDEVEKRYEQIAEEIDELESRLDEEEQRCVISDSRVRELDVEIVEVSNALRTMEINEMEASEREEQLSSKLNEMVQRYNETEEKANKYEQHTKELESSLNDLERKLEEERDNYSKVKADLDALLSEIQDMNI; encoded by the exons atggaTTCAATTAAAAAGAAGATGGCAGCCCTTCGAGAAAAACTTGAAGCTGCCGAAGAACGCGCAAGGAAATCAGAAAATGAGTTACATTGCACAAATGTCAAAGCAGACgag GCTGAAGAAGAAGTAACACGACTACAAAAAGAACTCGCAAATTTAGAAGATGAACTTGATACTTCAGAATCGAAACTGTCATCAATGACCCAACGTTTACAAGATGCAGAGAAACAAGCCGATGAAAGTGAACGAGCTCGGAGAGTGTTGGAAAGTCGAGGTCAGACGGATGACGATAGATTAACAAAATTAGAAAGTGAATTGCATGAAGTGCTTGGGAAAAACGACGAGGTTGAAAAAAGATACGAACAG ATTGCTGAAGAGATTGACGAGTTAGAAAGCAGATTGGATGAAGAAGAACAGAGATGTGTAATTTCTGACAG TCGAGTGCGAGAACTAGACGTGGAGATTGTCGAAGTAAGTAATGCGTTACGAACGATGGAGATCAATGAGATGGAGGCTTCTGAGCGAGAGGAACAACTCTCTTCGAAGTTGAACGAGATGGTGCAGCGTTACAACGAG actgaagaaaaagcgaataAGTATGAGCAACATACGAAGGAGCTGGAATCTAGTTTGAATGACTTAGAAA GGAAACTTGAAGAAGAAAGAGATAATTACTCGAAAGTAAAGGCGGATCTGGATGCTTTGTTGTCAGAAATTCAAGATATGAATATTTAA